The Verrucomicrobiaceae bacterium DNA window GCGTCTTTGTGCGCCTGCTGCCTGGGGCCGATGGGAAGCCGCGCATTGATTGGCCGTTGTTCCAGGAGTCGCTGGAGAAGCGGACTCTCAAATCCCTGAAAGAGCAGCCGGATGAGCCCGTGTGGAGCACGGGGCTGCTGCGTCCGAATCATGGCTTCGAGCTACCTGTCGCCGAGCGGGAGAACTACCATTGCTATCAGCTACAAACTCTGGCGGATGGCAGTGAGCCGCTGGAGGCCTGTGTACCGAAAAATACGCCACTGGGCCGCTTTATGGATCGCTCGACCACCTGGGGGCAGGCATACGTGGTGCGGGTGCTGGTGCGCCGTATTTCCTTCGGAGAGAAACGTGAAGATTTGGTACTGCTCGTCGATTGTGAAGGTGCAGTCACCGATGCGAAGCCCGCCATGGCAGTGGAGGCACCTGAGCCAACTGCGGGCGAGAGCGTGCGCCCCGCGCAGCCGGTGAAGTGAATGGAGAAACTCACGCAAACACCCACAGGCATGAACGTGGCGAGTGCCACGCATTGATCATTTCCGGTTCAAGACGGCACGGAGCTGCTCCAGGGCATCTGCGGCGGCGGATTCGATTTCGTTGGCCGAGAGGGGCGGAGGCAACAAACCGGAGCGACTGATGCCGCCGGGCTCTAACAGAGCTGCGCTGAGCGGTAGTAGCTGCCAGGGGCCACCTGGCCGCGCCACAGCGAGCCGCGGCACGCCTGCATCATGCGCTGGGAGGCTGCGAGTGGTGGGTAGGATGTCGGCGCTGGCCTCGCATTGTGGACTGATGAGGAAGGCGTCGGTTTGTAGATGGTGGTGTGTGCCATAGGCCTCGCGCAGGGCCTGGAGGAGCTGGGCGTGGAGTGCTGGCTCTGCGACACGGCCAGCGAGAAGCGCCTTTCCATCGAGTAGCGCGAGCACGATGAAGGCGGGCTTTGGTGGCGAGGACGCTGGCACTGCGGGATCGCTGCCGCCTTGTAGCCAGTCGATGAGTGCTGCGTTGTCCGCGCGGAGTGTGCCGGCATCGAATCCGGCAGGCAGTGCCTCCTTTTTCCAAGAGGGATCAGCACGCGAGCCACGCCAGTCCAGCGCGGTCCATGCTGCACCACCGAAGCAGAGGTGAAAGGCCTTCCCCTCTGCTTTGGCACCCTTTTCTGGCAGCAAAGCGGCGGTGAGAGGTGGTAGGCCTGTGCGCTCCCAGCGCTGCGCATCGACACGCAGTGCATCATGCACACGATGAGTGGGGAATGCGGCCAGTGCCTCGGTGAGGAGGCGGCGCTTTTCGTCTGCGTGGCTGATTTCACCACGGAGGAGGATGTCCTGGCCTCGCACGGCGATGAAGAGGTGCGCGGGGGGTAGTTTTTCACGCGCCACACGCTCTGCCTCACGCTGAGTGGCCGCAGCATGCATGCGCTGCATCTGCTCGATGAGCGGCGCAGCCAGACCCGTCCACTCTGCATCGCTGATGCCTGCGGCGCTGGCTCGGCTGCGCAGAAAGGGCTCTGTCTCATGGAGTGGCAGTTTTTCCCAGCCAGCTCCGATGCGGGCGAGATGCAGCTCCACGCGGCTCGTGTCTGGAGCACGGATCGGTAGGCTGGTGAGCGTGGACTGAATGCCAGCGGCCTCATCATGCGCGGCGGAGTCATGCTGGAGGGAGCTCTCTAGCCGCATGCCAGACTCGCTCCATGCATCTGCGAGGCTGCGAGTGATGTCGCGGGCCTCGTACTCCGTCGCGGCGATGCCACGGAGCTGTGCTCTGTCTCCCTGCACCGCGAGTAGCAGCCAGCCTGCTGGGAATGGAGCGATCTCCACCTCACTGCGGACGGAGGCTACTGGATTGAGCTGCGTGACGGCTCCAAAGAGCGTGGGAGCACGCACTTCATTCTGTAGAGTATCTAGGAGAATACGGGCATCCGTGGCGCTGCGCACTTTGCCCGTGGGTATGGCCGTTTGGCTATCAAAATGCAGCTCCACGCGGCTGAGTCGGCCTTGGAGCGTTTTTTGTGCCTCCAGGGTGCTTTGGGCCGCGTGCAGCAGCTTGTCCTCCATCCGTGGCAGCAGGATGAAGACGCCGATGCACCAAAAAAAAGCGAGCGCCGCGATGAGTAGGGGCAAAGGCGGGCGCTGCATGATGGTGGTGGTGAGGGGGGGAGGGAGCTCAGAGCTTGCGCCGCATCTCTGCGACGTCTTCAAAAGATAGCTTCCGCAGCTCGCCGCGCTGATTTGCCTGGATGAACTCCTCGCGTGCCACATCCATGCCAGTGAGCCAGCCCTCGCCAAAGGCCCAGGTGTCGATGCAGATGCACCCAGGCTTCATCGCGGGCAGTCCGCTCTTTTGTGCGGTGTGACCACAGATGAGCGTTTTGCCAGAAAAATGAGCGTGGGCCTCATCAAAGCGCCGCCAGAAGAGCCAGGTGTCCTTTTGATCCGCCAGCGGGTAGGCACTCTCGATGGTGGCGTGGGTGAAGAGATGTGTCTCTGTCTCAAAGTAGCGTTGGCAGCGCTTTTCCAGGAAATGCCAGTGTGCATCGGGCACGGCGCTCCACTCTGGCCCGGTCACATCGGTGTAGCTGGCCAGGGTATTCGCCCCGCCGACCATGTACCAGTTTCTGTAGTCGAAGATGCCGCTGCGAGAGTCGAGCATGAGTAGCTCATGATTGCCGATGAGGGGCACGAGCTGTGTGCGGGAATCGAGCGCGATGAGCCGCTGGATCACGCCTTTGGAGTCTGGGCCACGGTCCACGTAATCACCCAGGGTGACGAGTGTGTCCTCACGCTGCGGTGCCAGCTCCTGCAAAAGCCTGTCCAGCGCTGTGGAGCAGCCGTGGATGTCGCCGATGACGAGGGTGCGCATGAGTGGGAGATAAAAGGGGCTGCGGGAGCAGGAAAACGGCGGCGAAAATGGCGGCCCCTGCTGGAATGGCAACCAGAGAGTGCAGGGGATGCGTAACCACGCTCTCCCCTGGAATCCAGCCTCCTACCCCTCTCTACGCGAGCATCGCCATCACGATGCCGATGACAATGATGATCAGCAGTACGATCACGAACAGCTTCAAGATGCCGCTTTTCCGCTTCACATGCGGCGTGGCGGCCATGATGCGGTGATAATCTGGGGTCATCACGAATTTCCCTTGGGCGCTAGATAGCTTCACCAGGACGTAAATACTGATCAGTGTACCTATGGGGAAGCCGAGCAGGCCGATCGTCGCGAAAATGGCCGTCGGGATGCGTGACCAGCTCTTTAAACGACGAATGCCGTAAGCTGCGATACCCTGACCGACCCCGAGGAGTAGGAGAATGGCACCCACCACCACAGGCGAGGCACCTTCCATGCCCTGCAACAGTATGCCCCTGAGGCCCATGACGTCTGCAAAGATCATGAAAAAAGGCCCCAAAATAATACAAAAAGCCCACCGACTTCAGCGCGGCCTCGGTTTCGATATGCTTCCTGCGGATGACCTCATCCTCAGTGTCGATTTGGAGCACTTCAGACTGCGGGGCGGCGTAGGGGTTGATTTCCATTTCTGCTTTTAGCGGATTGGTGTTTTGTTCGTCACGCAGAAAATTGTGGAGGGCTTGGCTTTTTTCTGACTGAGGCTGCAAGACCTCCCTTGGCATCCATTGTGCCAAGATTGGCTTCTTGGCCCTGTATTGACACCTTTTTCGAAGGCGGCGCGTTTTTGCCCCCATGAAAGCCACGCTGCATCTCTCGCTCGTCGCCGCTGTCTGCCTCATCAACAGCACCCAAGCCGCTGACACTTCCGCTGCCTCGAAACAGATCGACACCCTGCTCGCACAAAGCTGGCAGAAGCACCGAATCACGCCCAATCCGCTCGTGGATGATGCTACCTTCTTGCGCCGCACGTTTTTGACTGTCGTGGGCCGCATCCCCACTCTGGATGAGGCGCAGGCCTTTCACGCCAGCATCGCCAAGGACAAGCGAGCCAAGCTCATCGATTCACTGCTCGCCTCCGAGGGCTATGTGCAGCACTTTTTCAATTACTGGGCCGATGTGCTCCGTGCGCAGACCCAGGGTGGCGCGGGGAATACCACCTCTGAAAACTACGTCAATTACCTCCGCCAAGCCCTGCGCGAAAACAAGCCCTGGGACCAGCTCGCCCGTGAGCTCGTCTCCAGCGAGGGCACCTGTTTTGACACCGGTGCGATCGGCTACTACATGCGTGACCGCGGCATGCCGCTCGATAATTTATCGAACACCACGCGCATCTTCCTTGGCACCCGCATGGAGTGTGCCCAGTGCCACGACCATCCTTTCGATAAATGGACCCAGAAGCAGTTCTTCGAGATGGCCGCCTTCACGCACAACATGACCGCTGGCAGCTACCGGTCCAAAGGCAACGACAGCGTCAACAAGCTCATCCGTGCGGACAAATCGCTCGATAAAGAAACCCAGGATCTCATGCGGCAGGCGCTCCAAGAGGTCTTCCGCCCGCTGCGTGACACGCTGGTGGTGCAAAACAAGAGCCCCATCCGCCTCCCACATGATTACAAATACCCCGACGCAAAGCCGAAGGAGGTCGTCCCTGCCTCTGTCATGTTTGGCAAGCCCATCTCCCTGACCAAAGAATCCAACACCGTCGGCGAATTCGGCAAATGGCTCACATCGACAGAAAATCCGCGCTTCACCACCATCATCGCCAACCGTCTGTGGAAACGCGTCTTTGGAGCTGGCATCTACGAGCAGGTCGATGAGATGATGGACACCTCTGTCGCTGCGAACCCCGAGCTCATGCGTTTTCTCGAAAAACAAATGGTCGCCCTACATTACGACATGAAGGCCTATTTGCGCATACTGCTCAATACCCAGGCCTTTGCCCGGGCGAGTGAGAAGGAGGTCGCTCCTGGCGTGCCCTATTACTTCCAGGGCCCCGTCTTCCGCCGCATGACCGCCGAGCAGGTCTGGGACTCCATGGTCGCCCTAGTCAGTCCCGATCCTGAGCAGCCCAACTGGTCCGCCCGTGAGCGTGAGCGCCGCGACCTCGCGAACCGCCGCGACCTCACCGCCATGCTCGATAAAACCGAGGACACACTCCTCTTTGATGCTGCCAAGTCGCCGCAGCCATGAAGTCGCAAAACAAGGAATTCGATGCTCTGCGCAAAGAGCTCGATGTCGCCCGTGCCAAAGACGACAAGGAAAAGGCCCGCGAAATCCAGCGCCGCCTGGGGGAAAGCCAGCGCATCCTGCGGGAAACTGTCTCCAAGTGCTTCTACGAGGCTGCGAAGAAATCCAACAACAAAGAAATCCAGGCCCAGCTCGCCGCCAGCGCCGGAGATGGCCCCATGGAGATGGCGATGATGAACATGATGGAAAATGCCCGCGTCGATGCCAAAGCCGCCCCGCTCAATGACAAGCTCATCAGCCGCATCAAAGCCAGCGAAGCCCTCCTCGGCCTCAAAGACCCAAAGAGCATCAAAAGCTACGAAACCTATCAGAAGACGCTGCATCAGACATGGAGCCGTGCAGCGGAATTGCCCTCCCCAGCCCCACGCGGCCATTTCCTGCGCGAATTCGGCCAAAGTGACCGTGATGTGATCGAAAACGCCTCCGACGAGGCCTCCGTGCCACAAGCGCTCACCATCATGAATGGCGCACTTCTCGGCCAGATCACCAGCGGCTGGTCCACCTTTAGCCTGAACCTACGTAAGGCCACCAACAACGAGGAGAAGGTCAATACTCTCTTCCTCAGCCTCTACTCACGTCTCCCCACGGCGAAGGAAAAAGCCCACATGCTGCAAACCATCGAAAGCTACGCCTCCAACAAAAACCTCTGGGAAGACATCACCCTCGCTGCCCTCAGCACACAGCGATTCATCTTTATCGAGTGAGCGTGGTGATGACTAGGGGAGTGGTGTCGCCTGTGGGCGTGGAGTTGAGGCTCCTGGGACCTCAGGGCTACGCATCCGCGCCAATTCCTCTGCCATCGGGAGCTTCCAGGCTAGATAGAGAGTCAGCACCAGCATCGCCAGCATGAGCAGACAGATGAGATAAAAGCCGGGGCGTTGTTGGCTTTTCGAGCAGTCGAGCTCTTCGGCGAGGAAGCGAATGAGCTCCGTGTTCGCCTTTCCATCGACGGGTGGAGCGGCGAGTTTGATGAGGAGCACGGGACGGCCTTTTTCATCCGCAGTCCAGCCTGCGAAGGCGGATGCACGGGCATTGGGCGTGACGCGGACGGTGAGCTGGGCGGAGTCTGACATGAGAGGCTGGGGCGGGGGAGATTTAGGAAAGCATGCGCTGGCGCAGCTCTGGGGTGGGGAGCATGCAGCTCTGGTGCTTGCCGAACCACTGGTAGCGATGGCGAGCGATGAAGTAATACAGCGCATCCCGCAGGCTACGGGGGAGTGCTTTGAAGATCACCGCGAGGCTCCACCAGCCGCCCAGTGCCCGCGCGATCTCGATCCCGGCATCACTCGCACGGAATGCGCCGTGGGGTGTGATGAAGAGCATGGTGTGCGGTGCCTGCGGATCGAGCCCGTGCTCACGATAGAGGCGGGTTCCTAGCTCACTCTGGATCGGCGCAAATCGGATGCGTGCGTGCTTGTCGATCTTGACGAGGGTCTGCACACCGCCGTCGCAGAGATGGCAAATGCCGTCAAAGAGCAGCAGGTGATCGTGCGCGGCGTCGTAGCAGTTCATTTCAGTCCACTTCCTTCGCCGAGGGAGCGGCAAAAATCCACACGAGATACGCCAGCGTGAGCAGCGCGGCGGTGATGAGGGTGAAAAGCCATACCTCCGCATATGCCGTAGGCTGCATGAGCGGTGCGGCGATGCTGCGCATAAGTGCGAGTGGCCGTGTGAGGATGTCCCAGCTATTCCAGCGCAAAAAGCGGCCCAAATAGATGCCAAATCCCGTCAGAGGCATGACCAGCACCACCCCTGCCCAAGCTGTGCGATGGCTGAAATGCCGCGCTACCCAGGTCTGCACTAGGCGCAGGGACTCAAAGCCCAGCCACAGTGCCGTGAAGGAAAAGGAAAGCAGCATCGTGAGGTCAAACCACACTGGCACACCAACACGGGGCCGCAGGTGGATCAAATCCGTGAGCACATAGGGTGCATTCGGAAAGAAAAGCAGCCATAGCGCCAGCAGCGGCAGCGCCCGCGAGTAAACACGGCTGCGTGGCAGCAGTAGTGCGAAACCCAGCGGCAGCGCCGCCAGAAACAGATTCCACAGCATGAAACTGAAGTACGTGCCCCCACTGAGAAGGACGCGGGTAAAGTACAGCGCGGCACAGAACAAGATGGCGGCGATTTTCAGCAGAAAGATGCGCGGGGACATGGGGGCAGCTTCATGCCAGCCAGCGCATGCAGCAAATGCTTCACACCCATTTCACACAGACCTCATTTCCTGCGCTGATACTCGGTGAATCGCATGCTGTGCGCATTTTCCGCATCCGCATCCTGCCGCTGGCTGCTGGTGCAGATCCATTCATCCGGCGAGATGGCGGGGAAAGAGACTCCACTGCCCAGCGTGGTCTGGACCTCCGTGATGAGTAGCCGCTGGGCATACGGCATGGCTGCTGCATAGGCTGCGGAGCCGCCACAGACGAAGATTTCGCCCACTGCGCTGCTTTGGGCCAAAGCGAGAGCCTCCGCGACATCACGGACGGCATGCCCATTCGGCACGATGAGGCCCGAGTCATGCG harbors:
- a CDS encoding DUF167 domain-containing protein; translated protein: MSDSAQLTVRVTPNARASAFAGWTADEKGRPVLLIKLAAPPVDGKANTELIRFLAEELDCSKSQQRPGFYLICLLMLAMLVLTLYLAWKLPMAEELARMRSPEVPGASTPRPQATPLP
- a CDS encoding DUF393 domain-containing protein; this encodes MNCYDAAHDHLLLFDGICHLCDGGVQTLVKIDKHARIRFAPIQSELGTRLYREHGLDPQAPHTMLFITPHGAFRASDAGIEIARALGGWWSLAVIFKALPRSLRDALYYFIARHRYQWFGKHQSCMLPTPELRQRMLS
- a CDS encoding DUF1553 domain-containing protein gives rise to the protein MKSQNKEFDALRKELDVARAKDDKEKAREIQRRLGESQRILRETVSKCFYEAAKKSNNKEIQAQLAASAGDGPMEMAMMNMMENARVDAKAAPLNDKLISRIKASEALLGLKDPKSIKSYETYQKTLHQTWSRAAELPSPAPRGHFLREFGQSDRDVIENASDEASVPQALTIMNGALLGQITSGWSTFSLNLRKATNNEEKVNTLFLSLYSRLPTAKEKAHMLQTIESYASNKNLWEDITLAALSTQRFIFIE
- a CDS encoding serine/threonine protein phosphatase: MRTLVIGDIHGCSTALDRLLQELAPQREDTLVTLGDYVDRGPDSKGVIQRLIALDSRTQLVPLIGNHELLMLDSRSGIFDYRNWYMVGGANTLASYTDVTGPEWSAVPDAHWHFLEKRCQRYFETETHLFTHATIESAYPLADQKDTWLFWRRFDEAHAHFSGKTLICGHTAQKSGLPAMKPGCICIDTWAFGEGWLTGMDVAREEFIQANQRGELRKLSFEDVAEMRRKL
- a CDS encoding dihydrofolate reductase, which encodes MNTLTPHTSPRLTLIAAVSEDGFISREKGVPWDLPRDRLHFRAITAGRWLLLGRRTYDEMRGWFRDHTPLVLTHDSGLIVPNGHAVRDVAEALALAQSSAVGEIFVCGGSAAYAAAMPYAQRLLITEVQTTLGSGVSFPAISPDEWICTSSQRQDADAENAHSMRFTEYQRRK
- a CDS encoding DUF1549 domain-containing protein encodes the protein MKATLHLSLVAAVCLINSTQAADTSAASKQIDTLLAQSWQKHRITPNPLVDDATFLRRTFLTVVGRIPTLDEAQAFHASIAKDKRAKLIDSLLASEGYVQHFFNYWADVLRAQTQGGAGNTTSENYVNYLRQALRENKPWDQLARELVSSEGTCFDTGAIGYYMRDRGMPLDNLSNTTRIFLGTRMECAQCHDHPFDKWTQKQFFEMAAFTHNMTAGSYRSKGNDSVNKLIRADKSLDKETQDLMRQALQEVFRPLRDTLVVQNKSPIRLPHDYKYPDAKPKEVVPASVMFGKPISLTKESNTVGEFGKWLTSTENPRFTTIIANRLWKRVFGAGIYEQVDEMMDTSVAANPELMRFLEKQMVALHYDMKAYLRILLNTQAFARASEKEVAPGVPYYFQGPVFRRMTAEQVWDSMVALVSPDPEQPNWSARERERRDLANRRDLTAMLDKTEDTLLFDAAKSPQP
- a CDS encoding DUF1361 domain-containing protein, encoding MSPRIFLLKIAAILFCAALYFTRVLLSGGTYFSFMLWNLFLAALPLGFALLLPRSRVYSRALPLLALWLLFFPNAPYVLTDLIHLRPRVGVPVWFDLTMLLSFSFTALWLGFESLRLVQTWVARHFSHRTAWAGVVLVMPLTGFGIYLGRFLRWNSWDILTRPLALMRSIAAPLMQPTAYAEVWLFTLITAALLTLAYLVWIFAAPSAKEVD